The following proteins are co-located in the Desulfobacterales bacterium genome:
- a CDS encoding TIR domain-containing protein translates to MAKRKIFYSFHFANDVFRVQQIRNIGSLEENKPVSENKWEEIKQKGNPAIEKWIDENMAGRSCVVVLIGEQTSKRKWVKHEIKKAWKDGRGLLGVYIHNLKDPKTGKCNKGDNPFNQFTFKDKNGKVKTIPCKNPSPNDAYNDIKKNLADWIEEAIENNR, encoded by the coding sequence ATGGCCAAAAGAAAAATTTTTTACAGTTTTCATTTTGCTAATGATGTATTTCGTGTCCAACAAATCCGGAATATTGGTTCACTTGAGGAGAACAAACCTGTATCGGAAAACAAGTGGGAAGAAATAAAACAAAAGGGTAATCCCGCTATAGAGAAATGGATTGACGAAAATATGGCCGGACGATCTTGTGTCGTTGTATTAATCGGCGAACAAACTTCAAAAAGGAAATGGGTGAAGCATGAAATAAAAAAAGCCTGGAAAGATGGCCGCGGTCTTTTGGGGGTTTATATCCACAATTTAAAAGATCCGAAAACTGGTAAGTGCAATAAAGGGGACAATCCCTTTAACCAGTTCACTTTCAAGGATAAGAACGGGAAGGTAAAAACCATTCCTTGTAAGAATCCATCGCCAAATGACGCATATAACGATATAAAGAAAAATCTCGCTGACTGGATCGAGGAAGCCATTGAAAATAATAGATAG
- a CDS encoding ABC transporter substrate-binding protein, which produces MKTSAKFALGSCILLLIIIAALLVPSFFNNSTTPKTPNLTTVRVAVTPYQDTTLMLYGKEKGYFKEVGIDLQVRDSTWNEQIEFTAGKGCDIAMATIDEIVAKSRSLNKVGKRVLYFLPAWLFEGTIFACRDDMLTYKEVQQKYGEEGAKAKFLAQLKDKIIAVPEGGVYEQAIHKFIESAGLNVDDFQFVNSQLEVGINGLRDEDVGIAAAGIVERPEALRRGYKIALDSIDLNIVVITGFICNAEFYNQHTDAVEKYAKGWYKSVTEALKHPKENYKIVKTYIDERGGKPPSFEDFKTALSFQKIAKSPEEAKKMFLDKDSPMYWEMAWDAAVHNLISTGKRDRVPSSKKDFIGEIVLNQIIQNH; this is translated from the coding sequence GTGAAAACAAGCGCTAAATTTGCCTTAGGAAGTTGCATATTGCTGCTCATTATCATAGCGGCACTTCTTGTCCCTTCTTTTTTCAATAATTCAACAACGCCAAAAACGCCAAATCTTACGACTGTTCGGGTGGCAGTAACTCCCTATCAGGACACAACGCTCATGCTGTATGGAAAGGAGAAAGGTTATTTTAAAGAAGTTGGTATTGATCTGCAGGTCCGAGATTCCACTTGGAATGAACAGATCGAGTTTACAGCAGGAAAAGGCTGCGATATTGCGATGGCTACTATTGATGAAATCGTCGCCAAATCAAGAAGTCTAAACAAAGTGGGCAAAAGAGTGCTATATTTTTTACCGGCGTGGCTTTTTGAAGGTACGATTTTCGCTTGCCGCGACGATATGCTTACCTATAAAGAAGTCCAGCAAAAATATGGAGAAGAGGGAGCAAAAGCAAAATTCCTGGCACAATTAAAAGACAAGATTATCGCCGTTCCCGAGGGTGGGGTTTACGAGCAGGCAATTCATAAATTTATTGAATCTGCCGGCTTGAATGTTGATGATTTTCAATTCGTAAATTCTCAATTGGAAGTTGGCATCAATGGACTCAGAGATGAAGACGTCGGGATAGCTGCCGCCGGCATTGTTGAAAGGCCCGAAGCCCTGCGACGCGGCTATAAGATTGCATTGGATTCGATCGATTTAAATATAGTCGTTATAACCGGTTTTATCTGCAATGCGGAGTTTTATAATCAGCATACTGATGCTGTCGAGAAATACGCCAAAGGATGGTATAAATCGGTTACCGAAGCGCTTAAGCACCCCAAAGAAAACTACAAAATCGTCAAAACCTATATAGATGAAAGAGGTGGCAAACCACCATCTTTCGAAGATTTCAAAACCGCTCTGAGTTTCCAGAAAATTGCTAAATCTCCCGAAGAAGCAAAGAAAATGTTTTTAGATAAGGATTCCCCGATGTATTGGGAAATGGCTTGGGATGCGGCGGTTCATAATTTAATTTCAACTGGTAAGCGTGATCGAGTTCCTTCATCGAAAAAAGATTTTATCGGCGAAATCGTTTTAAACCAGATTATTCAAAATCATTAA
- a CDS encoding TIR domain-containing protein — MYSYKYHAYIIYKRDTVEMEYAERIWEYLEAHELNPWYDERNLGRAVLARREMENALNQSLSFIIILGPGINCLKGKECTCWRCDEFDLAVNIIKARGVRTLIPVALPGIDIDEIQKSNETFLKLTTFVHFEKDKTEKSLEDLLDTIKAKERQFEEIKKKYNLLGEIKKEIEKHKYILPGIHKDIITNFQTLLYKIDAIRVYNGEIVNDYEKTIQKINEDIDNELKRIESFLYNKWKYLDKLRPAGIDNEHILKLKPLMGMVNIKTAMKPGNHTLPPSSPLLKLEKILPHVDISDLIRFFEKFSLEMQKISFNLLCALLWTGRFSELLDYIKMWHEGKIKFPSPFMLFKFSIMEIGFKYEIPIWKKFHGISFELSEYCKIISKMKEHSEENYNILTIREELQSKFEEFTVLSRNPDYLPVGWSDSIASLDNRGRLPLLGTLYDFLDLVCDDNEKEQINYIFKVLNSDQHTYPCYSLSSIISEIRSLEAILNNKYNELFSSIIEEPSGIDAVYKFIKYRRNATFSVIAFTSALQTIDAGLKADLGLSSEDKEQSKIDKSKKTFYEHSMKKAIESIGKRTHPHVRSYANKIIIKWSKMISAYADQ; from the coding sequence ATGTATTCCTACAAATATCATGCGTATATAATATACAAGAGAGATACTGTCGAGATGGAATACGCCGAGAGGATATGGGAATACTTAGAGGCCCATGAATTAAATCCTTGGTATGACGAAAGGAATCTTGGTAGAGCGGTCCTTGCCCGTCGAGAAATGGAAAATGCTTTGAATCAATCTTTATCGTTTATAATAATTCTGGGACCAGGCATAAACTGTCTCAAAGGCAAAGAATGCACTTGTTGGCGATGCGATGAATTTGATCTAGCAGTAAACATTATTAAAGCGCGCGGTGTCCGAACCTTAATACCAGTGGCCCTACCAGGAATAGATATTGATGAAATACAAAAATCCAATGAAACTTTCTTAAAACTCACTACTTTTGTCCACTTTGAAAAAGATAAAACCGAAAAAAGTTTAGAGGATTTACTTGATACTATAAAAGCCAAAGAGAGACAATTTGAAGAGATAAAAAAGAAATATAATCTTTTAGGTGAAATTAAAAAAGAAATCGAAAAACATAAATATATCCTTCCAGGAATCCATAAAGATATTATAACAAATTTCCAAACCCTTCTATATAAAATAGACGCAATTAGAGTTTATAACGGTGAAATTGTAAATGATTATGAAAAAACAATTCAAAAAATAAATGAAGATATAGATAACGAACTTAAAAGAATTGAGTCCTTTCTCTACAACAAATGGAAATATCTTGATAAGTTAAGGCCAGCTGGAATAGATAATGAGCATATTTTAAAGTTAAAACCTTTAATGGGAATGGTTAATATCAAGACAGCAATGAAGCCCGGGAATCATACGCTTCCTCCTTCCTCGCCACTATTAAAACTCGAAAAAATTCTCCCGCACGTCGACATATCAGATTTAATACGGTTTTTTGAAAAATTCTCTTTAGAGATGCAAAAAATATCTTTTAATTTGCTATGCGCTCTACTATGGACCGGGCGTTTTTCCGAGTTATTAGACTACATTAAGATGTGGCATGAAGGAAAAATCAAATTTCCATCTCCCTTCATGCTTTTTAAATTTTCTATAATGGAAATAGGCTTTAAATACGAAATACCCATCTGGAAGAAATTCCATGGAATAAGCTTTGAGCTTTCTGAATATTGCAAAATAATTTCTAAAATGAAGGAACATTCAGAGGAAAATTATAACATTCTGACTATCAGAGAAGAGCTCCAAAGTAAATTTGAGGAATTCACAGTTCTAAGTCGGAACCCTGACTACCTGCCAGTTGGTTGGTCGGATTCTATAGCCTCTTTAGACAATAGGGGGCGTTTACCATTATTGGGTACTTTATACGATTTCCTCGATCTTGTTTGCGACGATAACGAAAAAGAACAGATAAATTATATTTTTAAGGTTCTTAATTCGGACCAACACACTTACCCATGTTATTCTCTTTCGTCAATTATCAGTGAAATAAGAAGCTTAGAGGCTATTCTAAACAATAAATATAATGAATTATTTTCCAGTATAATTGAAGAACCAAGTGGAATAGATGCTGTTTATAAATTTATCAAGTACAGACGAAATGCAACTTTTTCAGTAATTGCATTTACATCAGCACTGCAGACTATTGACGCCGGGTTAAAGGCTGATTTAGGTCTGAGTTCAGAGGATAAGGAACAATCTAAAATTGATAAGAGTAAAAAAACATTCTACGAACATTCCATGAAAAAAGCGATTGAAAGCATAGGGAAAAGAACCCATCCGCATGTTAGATCTTATGCTAATAAAATCATTATAAAATGGTCTAAAATGATTTCCGCATACGCTGACCAATAA
- a CDS encoding type II toxin-antitoxin system PemK/MazF family toxin, translating into MARILRGDIRWADLNPVIGSEQGGFRPVLVLSHDVFNERSGTVIAVAITSQPQRAGYPLTLELETTGLPKKSWVKISQIRLLSKKRIGNKITKASDEELVLIIDGLNEIIGG; encoded by the coding sequence ATGGCCAGAATATTGAGAGGAGATATCCGCTGGGCAGATTTAAATCCAGTTATAGGAAGTGAACAGGGCGGTTTTCGCCCTGTTCTTGTTTTAAGCCACGATGTGTTTAATGAGAGATCTGGAACGGTCATTGCCGTTGCAATTACCAGCCAGCCGCAAAGAGCTGGCTACCCATTGACCTTGGAGCTCGAGACGACGGGGCTTCCAAAAAAATCCTGGGTAAAGATCAGTCAGATTCGACTTCTTTCCAAAAAGCGAATTGGCAACAAAATAACAAAAGCATCTGACGAAGAGCTGGTTCTCATTATCGATGGTCTAAATGAAATAATTGGTGGTTAA
- a CDS encoding DDE-type integrase/transposase/recombinase: MTEDKKKEVAAFRLGVIAEFVNGPEPDYGEKERLLQEKSARKWNIPYSEKTRICRSTILRWIANYKDGNQKLEALYPKDRNDRGKSRSLDEDTSLALINLRHELPRTPAVKLITEMKNRNLVTPGISLKLASVYRFLHQHDLMAKPGKKPEDRRKYEAELPNDLWQADVMHGPKVEFEGRWKKTYLIALIDDHSRLIPYARFYWSEKLSCWLDALEKALSKRGLPRKIYVDNGAAFRSKHFEATMASLGIVLIHSRPYKPQGRGKIERWFKTVRSSFLADYHAASLDQLNCDLNFWIDQHYHQRIHSATSQTPFARFAAHSECLRCAPADLHDHFRKTVRRRVNKDRSITIDGRLFEVPVGLIGKQVELRYHPEMPDTVEIFVNQQSHGFVRPVDLHVNCRVKRDKNNNAQLTSDEPPYTGGRLKFTGGSDEG, from the coding sequence ATGACAGAAGACAAAAAAAAAGAGGTGGCTGCCTTCCGGCTTGGGGTCATCGCCGAGTTTGTAAACGGCCCAGAGCCGGATTACGGGGAGAAAGAGCGGCTGCTGCAGGAGAAGAGCGCCCGCAAGTGGAACATCCCGTATTCGGAAAAGACCCGGATCTGCCGAAGCACCATTCTTCGGTGGATTGCCAATTACAAAGACGGCAATCAAAAACTTGAAGCCCTTTATCCAAAAGATAGAAATGACAGGGGCAAAAGCCGGAGCCTGGACGAGGATACCAGCCTGGCACTGATCAACCTGCGCCATGAACTGCCCCGCACCCCCGCTGTCAAGCTTATCACGGAAATGAAAAACCGGAACCTGGTCACGCCGGGCATCAGCTTGAAACTCGCCTCGGTTTACCGGTTTTTGCATCAGCATGACCTTATGGCAAAGCCCGGCAAAAAGCCCGAAGACCGGCGCAAGTATGAGGCGGAGCTGCCCAATGATCTATGGCAGGCTGATGTGATGCATGGGCCCAAAGTCGAGTTTGAGGGCAGATGGAAAAAAACATATCTTATCGCCCTTATTGATGACCACAGCCGCTTGATCCCGTATGCCCGGTTTTATTGGTCAGAAAAGCTTTCCTGTTGGCTGGATGCGTTGGAGAAGGCTCTATCCAAACGGGGGCTGCCCAGAAAGATATACGTGGATAACGGGGCGGCTTTTAGAAGTAAGCATTTTGAGGCGACCATGGCCTCCCTGGGCATTGTCCTTATTCACTCCAGACCCTACAAGCCCCAGGGCAGAGGAAAAATCGAGAGGTGGTTTAAGACCGTGCGCTCCTCGTTTTTGGCCGACTATCACGCCGCGAGCCTGGATCAGCTCAACTGCGATCTCAATTTTTGGATAGATCAGCACTATCATCAGAGAATCCACAGCGCCACCAGCCAGACGCCCTTTGCCCGGTTTGCCGCCCATAGCGAATGCTTAAGATGCGCCCCGGCCGATTTACATGATCATTTTCGTAAAACCGTCCGGCGCCGGGTGAACAAGGATCGTAGCATCACCATAGACGGCCGGCTGTTTGAAGTGCCGGTAGGGCTTATCGGCAAACAGGTGGAGCTGCGGTATCACCCGGAGATGCCGGATACCGTGGAGATCTTTGTTAATCAGCAGTCCCATGGCTTTGTCCGGCCGGTGGATTTACATGTCAACTGCCGGGTCAAACGGGATAAAAATAACAATGCCCAGCTGACAAGCGATGAGCCACCCTACACGGGCGGGCGGCTTAAGTTTACAGGAGGCAGTGATGAAGGCTAA
- a CDS encoding radical SAM protein gives MKAVFIIPNRNFVIDNNGRKAKQPARVPASALSVIGALEANGFETELIDTVDEGFDNEIEVSRDFYQFGMRDEDVIEKIARSNADVIMCTSMFTSEQACVDTLCKNIKNEFPEKPLILGGLHATLRPEWHFEKVHYDAIVLGDGEEIVVDLMKRIEMKTIQSTKNVAVKTDTGIYFEKRRPHIDISKWDWGIDTVLIKPDGSFRYIEKRHDSPIDSLYRPEKPSKSFILLNSRGCPFSCDYCGSTDKDGKRIRYRNFQKIISEVSYLYEKYGIRNFHNQADAFLLHQKDWEFLKFITEYRKTNPDLSIDNPNAFFLYLFFDKMNGYSLRTDLVDLLYDAGFSAITIAIETFSQRFNQKINFRKIPPEKVIDLLAYIRSKGMMTDVYMMYGFPGQTEDELKEDLNMIDKMRDYLDSLFYRSLLLFPGTTYYELYVGEKKKIKEIDYKAALNNGYCFGHMPKNFNLTQIPYDRLTSLTKNISFVDP, from the coding sequence ATGAAAGCTGTTTTCATTATTCCCAATAGAAATTTCGTAATCGATAACAATGGCCGGAAGGCAAAACAACCCGCTCGTGTTCCTGCAAGCGCATTGTCAGTTATTGGTGCCTTAGAGGCAAATGGTTTTGAAACTGAACTTATAGATACGGTGGATGAGGGGTTTGATAACGAAATAGAGGTCAGCCGAGACTTTTATCAGTTTGGAATGAGAGATGAGGATGTGATTGAAAAAATAGCCCGTTCTAATGCTGATGTTATTATGTGTACATCCATGTTTACGTCCGAGCAGGCATGCGTTGATACCCTATGTAAAAACATCAAAAACGAATTTCCTGAGAAACCCCTAATCCTTGGGGGATTGCACGCCACATTAAGGCCGGAATGGCATTTTGAAAAAGTCCATTATGATGCCATTGTCTTAGGAGATGGGGAGGAAATTGTTGTTGACTTAATGAAGCGGATAGAAATGAAAACCATTCAGTCAACAAAGAATGTGGCCGTAAAGACAGATACAGGAATTTATTTTGAAAAACGCAGGCCGCATATAGATATTTCAAAATGGGACTGGGGAATTGACACTGTCCTGATAAAGCCTGATGGGAGCTTTCGATATATAGAAAAGAGGCATGATTCTCCAATAGATTCCCTGTATAGGCCCGAGAAACCATCAAAAAGCTTTATTTTGTTAAACTCGAGGGGGTGCCCTTTTTCATGTGACTACTGCGGAAGTACTGATAAGGATGGGAAGAGAATCCGGTATCGGAATTTTCAAAAAATCATCAGTGAAGTTTCTTATTTGTATGAAAAATATGGAATCCGAAATTTCCATAATCAAGCTGACGCATTTTTACTGCACCAAAAGGACTGGGAATTTCTAAAATTCATAACTGAATACCGAAAAACCAATCCCGATCTAAGTATTGATAATCCAAATGCTTTTTTTCTGTATTTATTTTTTGATAAAATGAATGGATATTCTTTGCGAACCGACTTGGTCGATTTGCTCTATGATGCCGGTTTTTCGGCAATAACAATTGCTATTGAAACTTTTTCACAGCGGTTCAATCAAAAAATAAATTTTCGAAAAATTCCACCGGAAAAGGTCATCGACCTTTTAGCTTATATCCGATCCAAAGGGATGATGACAGATGTTTATATGATGTATGGCTTCCCCGGGCAAACTGAAGATGAATTAAAAGAAGACCTGAATATGATTGATAAGATGAGGGATTATTTAGATTCTTTATTTTACAGATCTTTATTATTGTTCCCTGGAACTACCTATTATGAGCTTTATGTAGGAGAAAAGAAGAAAATCAAGGAGATTGATTATAAAGCGGCATTAAACAATGGCTATTGCTTCGGACACATGCCGAAAAATTTCAACCTAACTCAAATTCCATATGACAGGCTGACAAGTCTCACAAAAAACATTTCATTTGTGGATCCATAA
- a CDS encoding GlsB/YeaQ/YmgE family stress response membrane protein yields the protein MDIISLLIFLAVGALVGWLAGMIVKGKGLGVIGNTIVGIVGAIVGGFVFGMLGITTGGFLGSVIMATIGAVILLSIIGIIKKA from the coding sequence ATGGATATTATCAGCTTGTTAATATTTTTAGCGGTTGGTGCGCTGGTCGGGTGGCTTGCCGGCATGATCGTGAAGGGAAAAGGACTTGGTGTCATAGGAAATACTATCGTAGGAATTGTTGGCGCTATAGTGGGTGGCTTTGTATTCGGCATGCTCGGCATAACAACAGGCGGATTTTTAGGCTCTGTCATTATGGCCACTATTGGCGCTGTTATTTTGTTATCTATAATTGGGATTATTAAGAAGGCATAG
- a CDS encoding toll/interleukin-1 receptor domain-containing protein, whose product MAFFERSELQLVQTDPTESTFKSWLNKEVAKITANKLLSESAFAFTADQTYDIFLSHSKLDSSEIYKLKTIIEGIGLSVYVDWVDDPELDRLNVTRDNARRIRERMNACRSLVFAVTENSLESKWAQWELGYCDGKINRVAILPIKESHDNSDEFSGNEYLGLYPYIVKEYSRKTGSMALWVSESSKKYVIIDNWLNGEEPYEHG is encoded by the coding sequence ATGGCTTTTTTTGAAAGATCGGAATTGCAGCTTGTTCAAACTGACCCGACCGAGTCAACCTTTAAATCTTGGCTTAATAAAGAAGTTGCCAAAATAACCGCGAATAAACTCTTATCGGAATCTGCCTTTGCATTTACTGCCGATCAGACTTACGATATTTTTTTGTCACACAGCAAATTAGACAGCAGTGAAATCTACAAACTCAAAACAATAATTGAGGGAATCGGATTATCAGTTTATGTCGACTGGGTTGATGACCCTGAACTCGACAGGTTAAACGTGACAAGGGATAACGCCAGGAGGATACGCGAAAGGATGAACGCATGCCGATCCCTTGTTTTTGCTGTAACGGAGAATTCATTGGAGTCGAAATGGGCGCAATGGGAACTGGGGTATTGCGATGGTAAAATTAATCGTGTTGCAATTCTACCGATTAAAGAATCACATGACAACTCTGATGAGTTTTCCGGTAATGAATATTTGGGGCTCTACCCTTACATTGTTAAGGAATATTCTCGAAAGACTGGAAGCATGGCACTTTGGGTGTCAGAAAGCAGCAAGAAATACGTTATCATAGATAATTGGCTGAATGGAGAGGAGCCATATGAGCATGGATAA
- a CDS encoding AAA family ATPase → MKANYRTFFGLTKEPFGADIPVAEIMQTEALVGACDRFEYAVRLGAMAVVTGEIGSGKSTALRYAVSKLHPSEYRWFYVTATSGSILELYRQLMGLLGTETASNSRAIMLGRIKKEIRRLVTDKKMKVVLIIDEASLLRLEVFTELHALLQFEQDAKPWLPVILAGQASLIDKLMYRSSGPLASRVVGRSHLEGIDREGMEAYIRHHLHIAGAETNFYDAAAVTAIHQGAGGLYRKANHLARGALIAAASEQSLTVTAEHVRLAATEIF, encoded by the coding sequence ATGAAGGCTAATTATCGCACCTTCTTTGGACTAACAAAAGAGCCGTTCGGCGCTGATATTCCGGTTGCGGAAATTATGCAGACTGAGGCGCTTGTCGGTGCTTGCGACCGGTTTGAATACGCCGTGCGCTTAGGCGCTATGGCGGTAGTTACCGGCGAGATTGGTTCGGGTAAATCAACAGCGCTGCGATATGCCGTCTCAAAGCTGCACCCTTCCGAGTACCGATGGTTTTATGTCACCGCTACATCCGGTTCCATACTGGAGTTGTATCGCCAATTGATGGGCCTGCTGGGAACCGAGACAGCGAGCAACTCCCGGGCAATCATGCTGGGGCGCATCAAAAAGGAAATCCGCCGCTTGGTGACGGACAAGAAAATGAAGGTGGTGTTAATCATAGATGAGGCCTCGCTATTGCGCCTGGAGGTTTTTACCGAGCTCCATGCCCTGCTGCAATTTGAGCAAGACGCCAAGCCCTGGCTGCCGGTTATTTTGGCCGGCCAGGCCAGCCTGATCGATAAGCTCATGTATCGCTCCTCTGGCCCGCTGGCCTCCCGGGTGGTGGGCAGAAGTCATCTGGAAGGAATTGACCGGGAAGGCATGGAGGCCTATATCCGCCATCATCTGCATATTGCCGGCGCGGAAACGAACTTTTATGACGCAGCCGCTGTTACCGCCATCCATCAGGGCGCCGGGGGGCTTTACCGAAAAGCCAATCATCTGGCCCGAGGGGCGCTGATTGCCGCGGCTTCTGAGCAATCCCTGACAGTTACAGCCGAGCATGTGCGTTTGGCGGCAACAGAGATATTTTAA
- a CDS encoding nucleotidyltransferase domain-containing protein: MLHPDDIEKIKRFFSEQSTIAAAYVFGSVATGKARKKSDIDLAVMIRGHMAAMGRVEMETALSNLLGRDVDLVIFHQCSPLLQHQILAHGRMIYEANPKERVRQEVFARKAYFDSAFLYKKLQRKPVHG; the protein is encoded by the coding sequence ATGCTGCATCCCGATGATATTGAAAAAATAAAGCGGTTTTTCTCGGAACAGAGCACTATTGCTGCGGCTTATGTTTTCGGCTCTGTTGCAACCGGCAAAGCCAGAAAGAAAAGCGATATCGACCTTGCCGTCATGATCAGAGGGCATATGGCGGCGATGGGACGGGTTGAAATGGAGACCGCTCTTTCAAATCTTTTAGGCCGGGACGTGGATCTTGTCATTTTCCATCAATGCTCGCCCCTTTTGCAGCATCAAATCCTTGCCCATGGCCGTATGATCTATGAGGCCAACCCGAAAGAACGGGTCCGCCAGGAGGTGTTTGCCAGAAAGGCTTATTTTGACAGCGCTTTTTTGTATAAAAAGCTGCAGAGGAAACCCGTGCATGGTTGA
- a CDS encoding ribbon-helix-helix domain-containing protein produces MAASKIAITIDDKILKRLDLLVKSKLFPSRSNAIQQAVNEKLNRIDKSRLAQECAKLDPEFEQSLAEEGFSSELEEWPEY; encoded by the coding sequence ATGGCAGCTTCAAAAATTGCAATTACAATTGACGACAAGATTTTAAAACGGCTTGATCTTCTCGTGAAGTCGAAATTGTTTCCAAGTCGCAGCAATGCTATTCAGCAAGCAGTTAATGAAAAACTGAATCGAATTGACAAAAGCCGGCTTGCCCAGGAGTGCGCCAAGCTTGACCCGGAATTCGAACAATCTTTAGCTGAGGAAGGATTCTCATCGGAGCTGGAAGAATGGCCAGAATATTGA
- a CDS encoding ATP-binding cassette domain-containing protein — MIIIIAHHQFQESKYPIINCSNIYLPWKGQATLMSPSGSGKTTFFRVLSGWYSENHHTQCQYSNDIDIFKGIRFIGGHRSLLPWKTVYGNFRLHFPRKKKALFYQYLEELDLNHNVSKLYPYELSVGMYKRIELILAVMSNPNLLLLDEYYTSIDDDRKDLVQCFLNKHRGTKLTWVTVHENNLRDWISGKSFHFTFADNGYTVTGIVEA, encoded by the coding sequence ATGATTATAATAATTGCTCACCATCAATTTCAGGAGTCAAAATATCCAATAATAAATTGTTCCAATATATATCTGCCTTGGAAAGGCCAAGCTACCCTTATGTCACCATCCGGTAGTGGCAAAACAACTTTTTTCAGAGTTTTATCTGGGTGGTATTCTGAGAATCATCACACACAATGCCAGTACTCAAATGACATAGACATCTTTAAAGGCATCAGGTTCATAGGAGGGCATCGCTCCCTTTTACCCTGGAAGACCGTTTATGGTAACTTCAGACTTCATTTCCCCCGAAAAAAAAAAGCGCTATTTTATCAATATTTGGAAGAGCTTGATTTGAATCATAATGTATCTAAATTATATCCCTACGAGCTTTCTGTAGGGATGTATAAGCGCATTGAGCTAATCCTCGCCGTGATGAGCAACCCAAACCTGCTTTTGCTGGATGAATACTATACCTCTATAGACGATGACAGAAAAGATTTGGTGCAATGTTTTCTTAACAAGCATAGAGGTACTAAACTAACTTGGGTGACAGTTCACGAAAACAACCTTCGCGATTGGATTAGTGGCAAAAGCTTTCATTTTACTTTTGCTGATAACGGCTATACAGTAACAGGAATTGTTGAAGCATGA
- a CDS encoding TIR domain-containing protein — protein MGYKYEVALSFAGEDRTFAETIAEGLRQNSINVFYDNFCAEDLWGEDLGVKLREIYRHSSQYCIMIISENYINKMWPNHERQQAIERMIKEKGKSYILPVRLDGFEGEVPGLSTLIGHLSVSRNEPSKIVEAFLKKIHIQRPFPNDQTSAVKFSEPKIPRFGNKFSDKEKNKFLKTSFKQITDLIEAYSETTQKENSGFEFDRENVSSRKTILTFYKDGKLINQCKIAIGGGFSSNSIVFSYGTHLDIGRDNAFNESVSIEEHDGDLKLKPLGMQMYSYPTGQKKLMSPAEMAEYFWEILFRDSF, from the coding sequence ATGGGTTACAAATATGAAGTAGCACTCTCTTTTGCAGGAGAAGACAGAACTTTTGCTGAAACCATCGCAGAGGGGTTAAGACAAAACAGTATAAACGTATTCTATGACAACTTTTGTGCGGAAGATTTATGGGGCGAAGATCTCGGAGTTAAATTGAGGGAGATTTATCGTCATTCAAGCCAATACTGTATAATGATAATCTCTGAAAATTATATCAACAAAATGTGGCCAAATCACGAGCGTCAGCAGGCAATTGAACGAATGATAAAAGAAAAGGGGAAATCCTACATCTTGCCCGTCAGGCTCGATGGGTTTGAAGGAGAAGTGCCAGGGTTATCGACACTGATCGGTCATCTTTCGGTTTCACGCAATGAACCATCCAAAATAGTGGAAGCATTTTTAAAAAAGATTCACATCCAAAGACCTTTTCCAAATGATCAAACGTCTGCAGTAAAATTCAGTGAACCAAAAATTCCTCGGTTTGGAAACAAATTCTCTGATAAGGAAAAAAATAAATTCTTAAAGACGTCTTTTAAGCAAATTACCGATTTAATCGAAGCATATTCAGAAACTACTCAAAAGGAAAACTCTGGCTTTGAGTTTGACAGGGAAAACGTATCCTCGCGTAAAACAATATTGACTTTCTACAAAGACGGAAAACTGATCAATCAATGTAAAATCGCGATTGGAGGAGGTTTTAGCAGCAATTCAATAGTTTTTTCATATGGCACTCACTTGGATATTGGGCGGGACAATGCATTTAATGAGTCAGTATCGATCGAGGAACACGATGGTGATCTTAAGCTCAAACCTCTTGGTATGCAAATGTATTCATATCCAACTGGGCAAAAGAAATTAATGAGCCCGGCGGAAATGGCTGAATACTTCTGGGAAATTCTTTTTAGAGATAGTTTTTAG